One part of the Lytechinus pictus isolate F3 Inbred chromosome 3, Lp3.0, whole genome shotgun sequence genome encodes these proteins:
- the LOC129258014 gene encoding uncharacterized protein LOC129258014 — protein MRRLRDGAAIVRGDDLGCLVVPTHLTSYQCVGDEGCHQLPSAFPTQVSRSNGPDSYRQQVSCGVHQSPRRYPIELSQHPRCRALGVVPPCEDHSNCLIHSRQQQPDSRFSVPGPVPTIRMVAPPGDISVSPSPLGAPGNRLVCHGSQPEVTDVLLSCQRNRSNFPGCILHPLGGSEVLCVSSVPPNTAGIEESEGRPSLAASSGPQLAKEVLVSTAPRIVGGGPAHTSSEIRHSISTSVGNRASSASGPPLDRMAVIGQDARALGLSDRASQLVIQSRRNSTLDLYNSRLGRFSDWTTARSVDPRSASLAAIADFFVHLFDIGRSLSTIRGFRSAIAAFHSGFPDGSNVSNASLLSRLMRAFFLKRPPKKSLAPSWSLPAVLNALAKPPFEPLAKSSLHDLSVKTAFLIAVASGQRRSSIYALCISPGHIWWERRGVRLIPTPSFIAKNQTATSGSIEFFLAPLSDLSSVAEDKVWCPVRALKWYLDRMKSHRNSDQLFVTSREPFAAASRDTISRWIVEAIKSAGDDALLWTLGREPMILEVSLLLGLISMESP, from the coding sequence ATGCGTCGTTTACGGGATGGGGCGGCCATTGTGCGGGGAGATGACCTCGGGTGTCTGGTCGTCCCAACGCACCTTACCTCATATCAATGTGTTGGAGATGAAGGCTGTCATCAACTCCCTTCAGCATTTCCGACACAGGTTAGTCGATCGAACGGTCCTGATTCGTACAGACAACAAGTCAGTTGCGGCGTACATCAATCGCCAAGGCGGTACCCGATCGAGCTCTCTCAACACCCTCGCTGCAGAGCTCTGGGAGTGGTGCCGCCATGCGAAGATCATTCCAATTGCCTCATACATTCCAGGCAGCAACAACCTGATAGCCGATTTTCTGTCCCGGGGCCGGTGCCTACCATCCGAATGGTCGCTCCACCCGGAGATATTTCAGTCTCTCCAAGCCCACTGGGGGCCCCTGGAAATAGACTTGTTTGCCACGGCTCTCAACCGGAAGTTACCGATGTTCTGCTCTCGTGTCAACGAAACAGAAGCAACTTCCCTGGATGCATTCTCCATCCATTGGGGGGATCGGAGGTGTTATGCGTTTCCTCCGTTCCACCTAATACCGCAGGTATTGAGGAAAGTGAAGGAAGACCAAGCTTGGCTGCTTCTAGTGGCCCCCAATTGGCCAAGGAGGTGCTGGTTTCAACAGCTCCTAGAATTGTTGGAGGGGGACCCGCTCATACTTCCTCTGAGATCAGACATAGTATCTCAACCTCTGTTGGGAATCGTGCATCCTCTGCCAGCGGTCCTCCACTTGACCGCATGGCCGTTATCGGGCAGGACGCAAGAGCGTTAGGCCTTTCTGATCGTGCCTCACAATTGGTGATTCAAAGTCGGAGAAACTCGACTCTTGATCTTTACAATTCTCGTTTGGGCCGATTTTCAGATTGGACCACTGCGCGGTCTGTTGATCCTCGCAGCGCTTCTCTTGCCGCGATCGCGGATTTCTTTGTTCACCTTTTCGACATCGGTCGTTCGCTTTCTACCATTAGGGGCTTCCGGTCGGCTATTGCCGCGTTTCATTCCGGATTCCCAGATGGCTCCAACGTCTCTAATGCCAGTCTTCTCTCTAGACTGATGAGAGCATTTTTCCTAAAGCGACCTCCGAAGAAAAGTCTGGCTCCTTCCTGGAGTCTACCGGCTGTGCTTAACGCCTTGGCTAAACCTCCGTTTGAGCCGCTGGCCAAGAGCTCCTTGCATGATTTGTCTGTTAAGACAGCTTTTCTAATCGCTGTAGCATCCGGTCAAAGACGCAGCTCTATTTACGCTTTGTGTATTTCTCCCGGTCACATCTGGTGGGAACGGCGTGGAGTCCGCTTGATCCCCACACCGTCTTTCATTGCCAAGAACCAGACTGCCACCTCTGGTTCGATTGAGTTCTTCCTAGCTCCTCTTTCAGATCTTTCCTCGGTTGCCGAGGACAAAGTCTGGTGCCCGGTCAGGGCATTGAAATGGTATCTGGATAGAATGAAGTCGCATCGCAACTCTGATCAGTTGTTTGTCACGTCGCGCGAGCCGTTTGCGGCAGCGTCACGAGACACCATCTCCCGCTGGATCGTTGAGGCGATCAAATCAGCTGGTGATGATGCTCTTCTTTGGACACTAGGCCGAGAGCCCATGATACTCGAAGTATCGCTACTTCTTGGGCTCATTTCAATGGAGTCGCCTTAG